One genomic window of Arachis hypogaea cultivar Tifrunner chromosome 8, arahy.Tifrunner.gnm2.J5K5, whole genome shotgun sequence includes the following:
- the LOC112707451 gene encoding protein SAWADEE HOMEODOMAIN HOMOLOG 2: MGRPPSNGGPAFRFTSSEVAEMETILHEHNNAMPARDVLAAIAEKFSESPGRCKDKITVQMRQVWNWFQNKRYAIRAKLNKSLVKLDITPMTKASSAVVKNIHQPTAATIPTASGKVTQESSATEFEAKSGRDRAWYDVANFIMHRYLESGDPEVLVRFSGFGPAEDEWVNVRKNVRPRSLPCESAECVAVLPGDLILCFQEGKEQALYFDAHVLDAQRRRHDVRGCRCRFLVRYDHDQSEEIVQLRKICRRPETDFRLQQLHAVPEMKSGIDPAPVHAVRVTTSAESQKQQNANTPMSTLAQSISKVETSSDVTAGSVFPVSAATFATNVASSSVHGASSHSMAEGK, encoded by the exons ATGGGTCGCCCACCCAGCAATGGAGGCCCTGCCTTTCGCTTCACTTCATCTGAG GTTGCAGAAATGGAAACTATTTTGCATGAGCACAATAATGCAATGCCGGCACGCGATGTTCTTGCTGCTATTGCAGAGAAGTTCAG TGAATCACCGGGTCGTTGTAAAGACAAGATTACTGTTCAGATGAGACAA GTGTGGAATTGGTTTCAAAATAAGCGATATGCTATAAGGGCAAAATTAAACAAGTCTCTAGTAAAGTTAGATATCACACCAATGACCAAGGCCAGTTCAGCCGTGGTAAAGAATATTCATCAACCAACAGCCGCTACAATTCCAACTGCTTCAG GAAAAGTTACTCAAGAAAGCTCAGCCACGGAATTTGAAGCTAAATCTGGAAGGGATAGAGCATG GTATGACGTTGCTAACTTTATAATGCACAGATATTTGGAGAGCGGTGATCCG GAAGTGCTGGTAAGATTTTCTGGTTTTGGACCTGCGGAAGATGAGTGGGTAAATGTCCGAAAGAATGTCAGGCCACGCTCTCTGCCATGTGAATCAGCAGAATGTGTTGCAGTCCTTCCTGGGGATCTTATACTATGTTTTCAG GAAGGTAAAGAACAGGCCCTTTATTTTGATGCCCATGTACTTGATGCTCAAAGGCGGAGGCATGATGTAAGAGGTTGCCGTTGTAGATTTTTGGTTCGTTATGATCATGATCAGTCAGag GAAATTGTGCAACTTAGGAAGATTTGTCGCAGGCCGGAAACCGATTTCAGGTTACAACAGCTTCATGCCGTGCCGGAGATGAAGAGTGGCATCGATCCAGCACCTGTTCATGCTGTCAGGGTTACTACTTCGGCCGAATCACAGAAACAACAGAATGCAAACACTCCAATGTCAACATTAGCACAAAGTATAAGTAAAGTCGAAACATCTAGTGATGTTACGGCAGGAAGCGTGTTCCCGGTCAGTGCTGCTACATTCGCAACCAACGTTGCTTCAAGCAGTGTTCATGGTGCCTCTAGTCACAGCATGGCCGAAGGAAAATAA